The uncultured Bacteroides sp. genome includes the window GCACCGATAAAAATCACAAGAGCGGTATTACCCCATTTACGCAAACAGCGCTCAGGAAGCATTTTTAATATTAGTTCGATTGGTGGTAGAGTGGGGTCTGCGGGGTTATCGATGTATCAAGCTGCAAAATTTGGACTTCAAGGTTTTACTGAAGTTTTGAAAATGGAAGTTGAAACATTTGGAATTAAGGTAACTTCTATTGAACCAGGAGGATTTCAAACAGATTGGAATGGCAGTTCTATGACTTATGCAAATGAAATTGATGATTACAAAACAATTTTAGATCCCCTTAAGTCATACCTTCAAAAAGTAACTCCATTAGGAAACCCTGATAAAGCTGCAAAAGTTATCATTGATTTAGTGGATAATCCTAATCCCCCTCTACACTTAGTATTGGGATCTGATGCTGTGGCTATTTTGGAAGCCGTTGAAAAAGAGAGAAAGGCAGAGTTTGAAAAATGGAAATCTGTAAGTATTTCAACTGATAGTGATGATGTTGAAAACCCTTGGGCATCGGAAGAAAGAAAACAAAAAATATTAGGCGTAAATAAATAAATCATAAAAATAGATCAAAATGAATAATCAAAAAGAGAAAGTATGGTTTATAACCGGTGCTTCAAAAGGTTTCGGTCTGGCTCTTGTAAAACAATTATTGGCAAACGGACATAAAGTAGCCGCAACTTCCCGAAACGCACTAAAAATTGAAGAGGAAATAGGCTCAAACCCTAATCTATTGCCCCTCACGGTAGACATTACCAACGAAAATGAAGTGAAATTAGCAATTGAAGAAACGGTAAAAACATTCGGGAAAATTGATGTAGCTGTAAATAACGCAGGCTATATGCTGTTGGGGGCTTTAGAAGAAGTTTCGGCAAAAGAATTTCAGCAATCAATGAATGTGAATGTATTTGCTTTTCAAAATGTAATCAGAAATGTAATGCCACATTTCCGTAAACAAGGAAGTGGGCATTTTTTCAATTTTGCTTCGTCCGCAGGGTATTCTGCCGACGCATGTGCGGGAAGTTACAACGCTGTAAAATCAGCTATCATTGGCTTTTCTGAAGCTTTGGCATTGGAAGTAAAACCTTTTAATGTGAAGGTAACCATTGTGTCTCCAGGACTTTTCAGAACAAATTTTCTGGGAGCATTTCCGGTAACCCAAAATAAAATAGAGGCATATAACACGCAACAATTAGTTGATGCTATGAATCTATTTAACGGACAACAACCCGGCAATCCTGATAAATTAGTGAAGATTCTAATTGATATTGCAGGAAAGGAAAATGCACCTTTGCACTTGTTGATGGGAAAAGATGCCTACGAAAGAGCTGTCGATTATTATGAATCACAACTGGAAAAATTGAAAAAATTGAAGGAACTAAGCTTTTCAACAAACTTCGAGTAAAAAGATCCCGCATCTGAACACAATTCTAAGAGATTCGCATACAAACAGGTTCATAAGAATGCCTAATTTTACATTATAATTTAAAAGTAAATATTATGAGTAATAATCAAAAAGTACAAACAGTTGATTACAGACATTTGAAAGAAGGGAAAAACCCTGTATATTTTATGAGTCAGGGATATAAACTTGCCGGAGATTTATACTTGCCCAAAGATTTTGACAGCAATAAAAAATACCCGACTGTAATATACACGCGCCCCGGAACACAAGTGAAAGAACAAACAGGGACGACTTATGGAGTCAAACTCTCAGCTAAAGGATATGTATTTCTGGCTTTTGATCCAAAAAATTTTGGAGACAGTGAAGGTGAAGTGAGAAATTATGAATCTATTCATAATATGGTTCCAAATACCACTGATGCCATAAGCTTTCTGAGAACATTAAAATTTATTGATAGAGATAAATTTTATGGTTTGGGTGCCTGTGCCGGTGCTCCGTATATCTGCAATGTTGCAATTGGTGATGTGCGCATTAAGGCGGTGGCAACACTTGTTGGTAATTTTGATGCCGCTGCAAGTTTATTTGGTGCTTATCCCAAAGAGTTATTAGACAAAATGTTGGCAGTTGCCGCTGAAGCCAAACAGAGGTATTATGAAACTGGAGAATATGACACAGCACCTACTTTCGGTGGGATGCCTATACCTCTTCCAGATAGTGCGCCCAAAGCGATGAAAGATGGCTACGAATATTATTTCAACAGAGCCGGACAAGACAAATGCCCAAATTATTCTCCATATTATCCAACTATTGGGTTGCCGGTAGATCCTTCAAGAGTATTTGTTAATCAGGCGAAATATTTCACCACACCATTTCTCGTGATTGCTGGTAGTGAAGCCTTTACACGCGATATGGATAAACAGGTTTTCGATATGGCAGCAGGAGAGAAAGAATGGATGGTTATAGAGGGTGCATCTCATATGGATTTATATGATATAGACCAATATTTGGATCCGGCCATGGATAAGGTTGATGAGTTTTTCAAGAAGTATTGGTAATTCCCCTGCTTATGCATCTACAAAATTTGGGTTGTTGGACTTTCTGAAGCATTGGCAGAAGATGTCACTGCATTTGGTGTTAAAGTAACAGTGGTTGCTCCCGGTTTTTCAGAACCGATTTTTTGAACAAGGGCACCACTTTGCTCTGTGAAAATCCGATCACAGAATATCATACGGAATCATTGGTAAATCGGCTTCATGAAATGAATGGAAAACAGGCCGGAGATCCTATAAAATTAGGAAAGGCGTTAATCGAAATTACAAACATGGAAAAGCCTCCATTACATTTATTAATGGGAACTGATGCTTATCAGATTATAAAGGAAAAGTTCAAAACAGAAGAGTATGAATTTAAAATATGGAAAGAGCTAACCTGTTCAACTGATATTAATGTCACAAAAGAATGAATGTTTGAAATAATAATTGAATAAAATACAAACAATGGATAATTCTAAAATATGGTTCATTACAGGCGCATCAAAAGGGATGGGACTACTTCTGACCAAGTTACTTTTAAATAAAGGTCATAAAGTCGCAGCAACATCAAGGAATATTAATAATCTGAAAGAAAATGTAGGGTTTGAGAGCGAGCATTTTTTGCCATTGGCTGTGGATATCACGAATGAAAATAGCGTGAAAGAAGCTATCACTCAAACGGTCGATTATTTTGACGGAATGGATGTAGTGGTTAACAATGCTGGCTTTTCCTATATTGGTAGTATAGAAGAACTTACAGATGAAGAGTTCAGAAAAGCTTTGGATGTCAATCTGTTTGGGATGGTAAATGTTATCAGAGCATCATTGTCTCAATTCAGGAAACAGCACTCAGGACATATTATCAACATTGCCTCTGCCGCTGGCTATATAGCAGGTGCTAACATTGGCAGTTATGTAACCTCAAAGTTTGCAATGGTAGGGCTTACAGAATCTTTGGCTTTGGAAACAGCTCCATTAAATATTAAAGCAACGGTCGTTTTACCTGGGTCATTCAGAACTAATTTTTTGAATGAAGATTCTTTGGACTATGCTAAAAATCCAATAACGGAATATCAAAGCGGCAAGACTTATGAAAGTTTTGCAACAAGAGCAGGAAAACAGCCTGGAAATCCCAATAAGTTAGTTGCAGAATTACTCAAGTTGGCAGAAATGGAAAACCCACCTATTCATTTGATATTTGGCTCTGACAGTTATACTATGATTGTGGATAAGATGAAGGCAAACCTACATGAATTTGAAAAGTATCGTCATATTTCAGATTCGACTAATTTCTAATAAATTAGACAATGGAAACATTGATAGCATTGTTTCCATTGTTCTATAAAATCCAAAATTATAAAATGGAAAAACCGCATAACATAAAATCAATCACCGAGTACCATAACTTGTTGGGTGTTGCCAAACCAAGGCATCCACTCATTAGCCTTATAAATCATGAAGACATACAACATTACAATAGTGAAAAACTGAGAAACAAAACCTATAATTTTTATGCTGTTAGCAGGAAAGTAAATTTTGAAGGAACGATGAAGTATGGTCAACATTATTATGATTTTCAGGAGGGTGTAATGGTCTTTCACGGACCAAGACAAGTAATTGTTTCTGAATTGACAAACGATGCAAAATTAAAAGGTTGGACATTGTTAATTCACCCTGATTTTATAAGAACATATCCACTAATCGATAAATTTAAAAAATTTGGATTTTTCTCTTATGCGATGAATGAAGCTTTACATTTATCAGAAGAAGAATCGAATACGATTGAAGAAGTAATGGATACCATTCGCAAGGAATATAATTCAGGTATTGATATTTACAGTCAGGATATCCTGATTTCCCAGATTGAATTATTATTGAACTATTGCAATAGATTCTATAATCGTCAGTTCATAACCAGAAAAACAGTCAATAGTGAATTATTGGTAAAATTTGAGAAATTATTATCCAATTATTTTGAAAGTTCTGATTTGCAGATGAAAGGCATTCCTACAGTTCAGTATTTTTCCAATGAATTGAATATGTCTGCCAATTATTTGAGCGATATGCTCAGATCTCTCACAGGACAGAGTACACAGCAACATATTCAGGATAAACTAATAGAAAAAGCAAAAGAAATATTAACTACTACAGACTTGATGGTTAGTGAAATAGCTTATGAATTAGGATTTGAATATCCTCAATCATTCAGCAAATTATTTAAGAGCAAGACGAATATAACGCCATTAGAATATCGGCAATCTTTTAATTAGCACTTAAAAATTCGGGGTTACTAATTTATAGATGTGAGAAAGTAAATTCTTTCACACTTAAAATTGTTTGTTAAATAAAAGTCCGCACTCCCACAATTTCTTCAGATTCCGTCCTATCGTTCTATAGGCAGTTATCACTCAATGTTGATATTTTCTGCATTCTTCCCCTACCAGGTAACATTCATTGACTACTCGTTTAAATAAAGTTCAGATTGAAAGAAGCCGCCCGTTTGTTGAAAGAAGAAAAGCGATCTGTTTCAATGTGGGTTATCAACCGAGCTTTACCAATCTAAGCCATTTTTCAAAAGTCTTTAAAGAACAGAAGCCTAAACAATATAGTTGGTCTGACAATGCTGTTTAAAGCTAAAAGTAGTTTAAAATTCTTTATGCAAGGTAAATATGGTTTCAATAACATTATCAGAGAACCCACACAAAGTTTACGAAAAGATCTGTATTCATACAAATAATATAGTTCTAGGAGAAATAATAAACCGACAGGTTTTGCCATGTAGATAATATTATTTATATTTATTCCTATTACATTATTTATAATATGACTGAAGATCCCAAAATAAACCAATCGAAAATAAGCAAGTTAATGCAAGAACACCCTAAAGGGCTTGTATTGCTATCCTCTTGGCTTTTCCCGAATGGACATCCATATAAACTACAACAACAATACAGAAAAATGTAGTACCATTTTCTACTCTTTGGTAAAAAATAGAAACCTCCGAAACAACTTATAACAAGTCATTTCGGAGGTTTCTTTGAGGTTCCTGGCGGATTCGAACCGCCGTGCACGGTTTTGCAGACCGCTACCTAGCCACTCGGTCAAGGAACCATTTCTCGAATGCGGTTGCAAAGGTAGTACAAATTCTGAAATTGCCAACTATCCACAGCAATTTTTCTTAGATTTAGTGGCCTTATCCTTGCACTTCTTTTGCTTCTTTTCCATCATATCTTTTAATTCACAGCCACTTGCACAGTTCGCACAAGGATTATCATTATCCTCTGCACGACGAAAAAAAAGATAAATTCGCCTTGATACTTCGCCAAAGCAAAGAATCACCAATATAATAACTACCCAATTTTGCCAATTCATAAGAATAAACTCCCTACTTGATAAACAATAAACGATACTACCCACGCTAAGGTGGTAGTGTATAAGGCTGCAAAAGCAGCCCACTTCCAGCTACCCGATTCTTGCTTGATGGCAACCAGCGTTGCTATGCAAGGGAAATAGAGAAGAACAAAAAGCATATAGCAAAACGCTACCAGAGGTGTAATAGGAATACGTTTGGCCAGGCTAACGGTATCTACATCGGCATTATTGGTATAGAGCACTCCCAGCGTACTAACTACTAATTCTTTAGCTCCCATGCCCGAAAAAAGTCCGATGCTTAGTTTCCAATCGAAGCCTAACGGCGCCAAAGCTGGTTCTACCACTTTGCCTATCTGGCCGATATAGGAGTTTTCTTGTTGCTCGGCTACCGTATTATAACCATCATGATTGGGATAATAACCTAAAAACCAGATAATGACGGAAGCAAGCATAATGATGCCTCCCATTTTCTTCAGATATTGTGCTCCTTTCTCCCATGTATGGCGAAAAATAGATTTCATTGTCGGCATGCGATAAGGAGGCAATTCCATTACAAAAGGGGTATCATTGCCTTTCACCAGAAACTTACTAAATAAGCGCGCCAGAATTACGGCCAGAAAAATGCCGATTCCGTAAATAGAAAAAAGCACCAGACCGGCATTATGAGGAAAAAAAGCGCCTACAAGTACCATATAGATAGGTAAGCGCGCGCTGCACGACATCAGGGGGTTGACCAGCATCGTGATCAGCCTGCTTTTATGGTTTTCTATTGTGCGAGAAGCCATAATAGCAGGCACATTACAACCAAAGCCCATGATAAGGGGAATAAAGGATTTTCCATGTAACCCCATCTTGTGCATAATCTTATCCATAATAAATGCGGCACGAGCCATGTAGCCCGAATCTTCCATAAAAGATATGCATAGGTACAAAATCAGTATGTTGGGAAGAAAAACAATAACGCTCCCTACTCCACCTATAATTCCGTCGATGAGCATATCTTTCAATGGACCTTCACTCATGCCACCCCGTATCAGGTTGCCAAGAAGCTCAACAATCCATTCGATAGCCTTCATGGGATATTCGCCAAGAACAAACGTGCCTTCGAACATCAGATACATAAAAAGAAAAAAGAGGGGGAATCCCCATAAACGATGCGTAACTATGGAATCGAGCACCTTGGTGACTTGTTGTTGCTCCAGATGATTATCAATAAAGGTTTCTTTAAGTGCACCACTGATAAATCCGTATTTAGCATCGGTAACAGCCGACTCGCAATCTTCACTCAACGTTTCGGCTACCCGCCTGGCGGCTTTATCTCGCTTCCGTATGATTTCTTCTCCGTTAGGCAGAATCCGAACCAATTGTTCTATTTCGGGATCATTCTCCAATAATTTGATAGAGAGAAAACGGGTGGAATATTTATGACGGATAGACTCATTCTTTGAGATTTCTTCTTTCACATAATCAATCGCCTTTTCCAGATCGGGTCCGTGATTGATATGAATATGTCTGAAAATACTCTCTGCTGGCTTTTGCAGACGAGCATAATCTTCCATGTGTGCTTCGTGGTGTTGCTCGTCTACATGAGTCCGATGCCATTCTTGCAATTCTTTTGCTACCTCCGGATTGATATTGCCTTTTTCATCTACAAAATCGGCCCCTTCATAAAGATTGATGATAATATGAAATAATTTATCAATGCCTCTTTGCTTTTTGCAAACGGTAGGCACCATAGGTACTCCGAAGAGTTTACTGAGTAGTTGATGATTAAGCGTATTGCCACTCGATTCTAATTCGTCGTACATATTTAGTGCTATGACCATACGCACATTCATATCAATTAGCTGAGTGGTAAGATAAAGATTCCGTTCCAGATTGGATGAATCAATGACATTGATAATGACATCAGGTGTTTCATCTATGATGTGTCGCCTCACATAGAGTTCTTCAGGAGTATAGGCCGAGAGGGAATAAGTACCGGGCAGATCGACCAACTTAAAATGATAGCCTTCAAAATCAAAATAGCCCTCTTTGGCATCTACCGTTACGCCGCTGTAGTTTCCCACATGTTCGTGAGCTCCTGATGCCAGATTAAATAAAGATGTTTTGCCACAATTGGGGTTACCAACCAATGCCACATTAATGGTTCTACGTTTACCCAAGGCTATTTTTTTAAGCTTTTCTTCCGAACGACAGGTACATTCTCCGTACGCTCCGCCTTTGTTTTGCGCCGAGCAGTTCAACGTTTTTTTTGCTTCGCCTTCATTCTGTACTCCCTCCGCCATTCGGTTGTGTTGAAAACGTCTTTGTCTATGTCTGTAAACAAACTCTTTTGTCTCTTCCTCACTGAGAACTTCTACCATACCGGCTTCTTGCCTGCGAAGAGAAACCTCATAACCTAATACTTTGTACTTTATCGGATCATTGAGCGGAGCATTAAGCATTACTTCCACTGTTTTTCCTTTAATAAAGCCCATCTCTACAATGCGCTTACGAAACCCACCGTGGCCGAGCACTTTAACTATAACTCCTTTTTCTCCTGTTTTGAGTTCGGATAAACGCATACCTACTGTTTGAAGTCTTAATATTTCGGCAAAGATAAAAGATAACTTCCTGTTAAACAAATTATTTAGATTGTTTTTAAATAAGACAAATGTTATGGTTTATAAACAAAGTAAACATTATCAAAAATCAATGAATATATAAACACTTTTTTATGCAACTAATTATTCGATTCGGGGTAAAAAGCTATCTTTGCAACCATGATGCAACAATGCATAGCACAATATATAGAAAAAGAAAAGCTTTTTTCTCTCCAAGAAAAAATACTGGTAACTTTGAGTGGCGGGGCCGACTCTGTGGCATTGCTGCGTATCTTGCTATCACTGGGTTATACTTGCGAAGCGGCTCATTGCAATTTTAAACTTCGCGGAAAGGAATCGGACAAAGACGAGCAATTTGTTAAAGAGCTATGCCATTCGCTGCAAATCCCCCTTCACACAACAAGCTTTGACACGCTCGATTATTCCGCGGAAAAACATATTTCGGTGGAGATGGCTGCACGTGAGCTTCGCTACAGTTGGTTCTCGGAGATAAAGAAGCAGAGTCGGTGTAACGTGATTGCCGTGGCTCATCATCAGGACGACAGTGTGGAAACTATGCTGTTAAATCTGATTCGCGGAACAGGCATCAACGGGCTACTGGGCATCCGCCCCAAGAACGGCGACATAGTGCGGCCGCTATTGTGTGTAGACCGAAAAAGAATCATCGCTTATCTGAATGAAATAGAACAGCCGTTTGTTACAGACAGTACTAATCTGCAGGATGAATATACCCGCAATAAAATACGCCTGAACCTGATACCGCTAATGCAGGAAATTAATCCTTCAATAAAGGAGAGCCTCATCCGAACGGGCAACAATCTGAATGAAGCTGCAAAGATTTACTGCAACAGCATAGAAGGAGGCAAAAAGCGGGTACTGACAGAAGAAGGTATTCTGATCAAGGAGTTAACAAAAGAACCTTCGC containing:
- the tilS gene encoding tRNA lysidine(34) synthetase TilS, encoding MMQQCIAQYIEKEKLFSLQEKILVTLSGGADSVALLRILLSLGYTCEAAHCNFKLRGKESDKDEQFVKELCHSLQIPLHTTSFDTLDYSAEKHISVEMAARELRYSWFSEIKKQSRCNVIAVAHHQDDSVETMLLNLIRGTGINGLLGIRPKNGDIVRPLLCVDRKRIIAYLNEIEQPFVTDSTNLQDEYTRNKIRLNLIPLMQEINPSIKESLIRTGNNLNEAAKIYCNSIEGGKKRVLTEEGILIKELTKEPSPQALLFEILSPMGFTSAQTENVFKSLTGQAGKQFVSKDWRIIRDRELLLIEKTENIKENEPPVLQFEEKEYVAGFVIPREKQIACFDANKLTQPITLRKWKQGDTFVPFGMKGKKLVSDYLTDRKFSLSMKMHQWVLCSNGEIAWLIGERIDNRFRIDNETKRIIRIKLN
- a CDS encoding alpha/beta hydrolase, with amino-acid sequence MSNNQKVQTVDYRHLKEGKNPVYFMSQGYKLAGDLYLPKDFDSNKKYPTVIYTRPGTQVKEQTGTTYGVKLSAKGYVFLAFDPKNFGDSEGEVRNYESIHNMVPNTTDAISFLRTLKFIDRDKFYGLGACAGAPYICNVAIGDVRIKAVATLVGNFDAAASLFGAYPKELLDKMLAVAAEAKQRYYETGEYDTAPTFGGMPIPLPDSAPKAMKDGYEYYFNRAGQDKCPNYSPYYPTIGLPVDPSRVFVNQAKYFTTPFLVIAGSEAFTRDMDKQVFDMAAGEKEWMVIEGASHMDLYDIDQYLDPAMDKVDEFFKKYW
- a CDS encoding helix-turn-helix domain-containing protein; translation: METLIALFPLFYKIQNYKMEKPHNIKSITEYHNLLGVAKPRHPLISLINHEDIQHYNSEKLRNKTYNFYAVSRKVNFEGTMKYGQHYYDFQEGVMVFHGPRQVIVSELTNDAKLKGWTLLIHPDFIRTYPLIDKFKKFGFFSYAMNEALHLSEEESNTIEEVMDTIRKEYNSGIDIYSQDILISQIELLLNYCNRFYNRQFITRKTVNSELLVKFEKLLSNYFESSDLQMKGIPTVQYFSNELNMSANYLSDMLRSLTGQSTQQHIQDKLIEKAKEILTTTDLMVSEIAYELGFEYPQSFSKLFKSKTNITPLEYRQSFN
- the feoB gene encoding ferrous iron transport protein B encodes the protein MRLSELKTGEKGVIVKVLGHGGFRKRIVEMGFIKGKTVEVMLNAPLNDPIKYKVLGYEVSLRRQEAGMVEVLSEEETKEFVYRHRQRRFQHNRMAEGVQNEGEAKKTLNCSAQNKGGAYGECTCRSEEKLKKIALGKRRTINVALVGNPNCGKTSLFNLASGAHEHVGNYSGVTVDAKEGYFDFEGYHFKLVDLPGTYSLSAYTPEELYVRRHIIDETPDVIINVIDSSNLERNLYLTTQLIDMNVRMVIALNMYDELESSGNTLNHQLLSKLFGVPMVPTVCKKQRGIDKLFHIIINLYEGADFVDEKGNINPEVAKELQEWHRTHVDEQHHEAHMEDYARLQKPAESIFRHIHINHGPDLEKAIDYVKEEISKNESIRHKYSTRFLSIKLLENDPEIEQLVRILPNGEEIIRKRDKAARRVAETLSEDCESAVTDAKYGFISGALKETFIDNHLEQQQVTKVLDSIVTHRLWGFPLFFLFMYLMFEGTFVLGEYPMKAIEWIVELLGNLIRGGMSEGPLKDMLIDGIIGGVGSVIVFLPNILILYLCISFMEDSGYMARAAFIMDKIMHKMGLHGKSFIPLIMGFGCNVPAIMASRTIENHKSRLITMLVNPLMSCSARLPIYMVLVGAFFPHNAGLVLFSIYGIGIFLAVILARLFSKFLVKGNDTPFVMELPPYRMPTMKSIFRHTWEKGAQYLKKMGGIIMLASVIIWFLGYYPNHDGYNTVAEQQENSYIGQIGKVVEPALAPLGFDWKLSIGLFSGMGAKELVVSTLGVLYTNNADVDTVSLAKRIPITPLVAFCYMLFVLLYFPCIATLVAIKQESGSWKWAAFAALYTTTLAWVVSFIVYQVGSLFL
- a CDS encoding SDR family NAD(P)-dependent oxidoreductase, with protein sequence MDNSKIWFITGASKGMGLLLTKLLLNKGHKVAATSRNINNLKENVGFESEHFLPLAVDITNENSVKEAITQTVDYFDGMDVVVNNAGFSYIGSIEELTDEEFRKALDVNLFGMVNVIRASLSQFRKQHSGHIINIASAAGYIAGANIGSYVTSKFAMVGLTESLALETAPLNIKATVVLPGSFRTNFLNEDSLDYAKNPITEYQSGKTYESFATRAGKQPGNPNKLVAELLKLAEMENPPIHLIFGSDSYTMIVDKMKANLHEFEKYRHISDSTNF
- a CDS encoding SDR family oxidoreductase — protein: MNNQKEKVWFITGASKGFGLALVKQLLANGHKVAATSRNALKIEEEIGSNPNLLPLTVDITNENEVKLAIEETVKTFGKIDVAVNNAGYMLLGALEEVSAKEFQQSMNVNVFAFQNVIRNVMPHFRKQGSGHFFNFASSAGYSADACAGSYNAVKSAIIGFSEALALEVKPFNVKVTIVSPGLFRTNFLGAFPVTQNKIEAYNTQQLVDAMNLFNGQQPGNPDKLVKILIDIAGKENAPLHLLMGKDAYERAVDYYESQLEKLKKLKELSFSTNFE
- a CDS encoding oxidoreductase; translation: MSKTWFITGSSRGLGKSLTKAALEKGDKVAASARTPKVLNELLKEYGDQVLLLPLDVSRSEQIQSAIDLTIKKFGRIDVLVNNAGFGITGAIEEYSNEQMESQLDVNLFAPIKITRAVLPHLRKQRSGSIFNISSIGGRVGSAGLSMYQAAKFGLQGFTEVLKMEVETFGIKVTSIEPGGFQTDWNGSSMTYANEIDDYKTILDPLKSYLQKVTPLGNPDKAAKVIIDLVDNPNPPLHLVLGSDAVAILEAVEKERKAEFEKWKSVSISTDSDDVENPWASEERKQKILGVNK